One window from the genome of Oreochromis niloticus isolate F11D_XX linkage group LG20, O_niloticus_UMD_NMBU, whole genome shotgun sequence encodes:
- the LOC112843307 gene encoding golgin subfamily A member 6-like protein 6 → MSQRKHQKRPKVHTNSPLLTQMEKIIQEFQLKRNQALEENKGLPKKYFETSGLFSESLFTDHDMSQRKHQKRPKVHTNSPPCRQMDKNNQELQQRLNQALEENEEILFEKEELNIKLSDVEHKLKGMVEKYRVLQKRHDETLVRNEQLLHENEQLQERQKEMDRKLQNTEDQQTNDKRRQPDIKIINEGWGILFGQSRERIMNLMDKNKQKKAELKEMAEQLQDSDALNEELHCEIQQMFTVNQELKQKLNETLHRNEQLLHENEQRQERQKEMDRKLQNIEDQQTNNSTQAQEQILFLRNKIKQKRAELKEMSKQLQDREAINKELQCDLQQMNIKNQKLQGNFDEALERNKEILYEKEELDIKHRGTQDKLKHVEGKYKVLEKRFDDTVHKMKGLLQEKAQQEEIQKEEKIISQDFMRKHLKLQEFYFEMKDKTTGLEVAKEKLEKQCSEMQSRIDEMLRKNTEELEELSNNLKCKNTEMQAQKAASKELKEKLEEKQAKLEEVEQRCKKLEMQNAETINELRTLILEKKALVEQQLKKKKKRFCLFRRRDTAASSPDVASSFSTSVPS, encoded by the coding sequence ATGTCTCAGAGAAAACACCAGAAAAGACCAAAAGTTCACACTAACTCTCCTCTCTTGacacaaatggaaaaaattATTCAGGAGTTCCAACTAAAGCGTAATCAAGCGCTTGAAGAAAACAAAGGTTTGCCCAAGAAGTATTTTGAAACATCTGGATTGTTTTCAGAGTCACTGTTTACAGACCACGACATGTCTCAGAGAAAACACCAGAAAAGACCAAAAGTTCACACTAACTCTCCTCCCTGTAGACAAATGGACAAAAATAATCAGGAGCTCCAACAAAGGCTTAATCAAGCGctggaagaaaatgaagaaattcTTTTTGAGAAGGAAGAATTGAACATAAAGCTAAGCGACGTGGAACACAAACTCAAAGGCATGGTGGAAAAATACAGAGTGCTCCAAAAAAGGCATGATGAAACACTGGTAAGAAATGAACAGTTACTTCACGAGAATGAGCAACtacaagaaagacagaaagaaatggaTCGCAAGCTTCAGAACACAGAGGACCAACAAACTAACGATAAGCGGCGCCAGCCTGACATAAAGATTattaatgagggctggggaatTTTATTTGGTCAATCCCGGGAGAGGATTATGAACCTGATggacaaaaacaagcaaaagaaagCTGAATTAAAAGAAATGGCCGAGCAGCTTCAAGACAGTGACGCTCTTAATGAGGAGTTACATTGTGAAATCCAACAAATGTTCACAGTGAATCAGGAGCTCAAACAAAAACTTAATGAAACACTGCATAGAAATGAACAGCTACTTCATGAGAACGAGCAACgacaagaaagacagaaagaaatggaTCGCAAGCTTCAGAACATCGAGGACCAACAAACTAACAACAGTACACAAGCCCAAGAGCAGATTCTGTTCCTGAGGAACAAAATCAAGCAAAAAAGAGctgaactgaaagaaatgtcCAAGCAGCTTCAAGACAGGGAAGCTATTAATAAGGAGTTACAGTGTGACCTCCAACAAATGAATATAAAGAATCAGAAGCTCCAAGGAAATTTCGATGAAGCGCtggaaagaaataaagaaattctTTATGAGAAGGAAGAATTGGACATAAAGCACAGAGGCACGCAGGACAAACTCAAACACGTGGAGGGAAAATACAAAGTGCTGGAAAAAAGGTTTGATGACACAGTGCACAAAATGAAAGGGTTACTTCAAGAGAAAGCGCAACAGGAAGAaatacagaaagaagaaaaaattattTCCCAGGACTTTATGAGGAAACATCTAAAACTGCaagaattttattttgaaatgaaggACAAAACAACTGGACTGGAAGTAGCaaaggaaaaactggaaaaacaatGCTCAGAGATGCAGAGTAGGATCGATGAAATGctaagaaaaaacacagaagagcttGAAGAACTTTCTAACAActtgaagtgcaaaaacactgaaatgcagGCCCAAAAGGCGGCATCTAAAGAACTGAAAGAAaagcttgaagaaaaacaagcaaaattagaAGAAGTGGAGCAAAGATGCAAGAAACTTGAGATGCAAAATGCAGAAACAATCAATGAATTGAGAACCCTCATCCTAGAGAAAAAAGCACTCGTGGAACAGcaactgaaaaagaagaaaaaacgctTCTGCTTGTTCCGGAGGAGGGACActgctgcttcttcacctgATGTAGCCTCATCTTTCTCAACCTCTGTTCCATCTTAA
- the zgc:171775 gene encoding mitogen-activated protein kinase 14A — MESPVKDSPVRPGFHRMEIQKTTWDVPHRYANLQAIGSGAYGTVCSAIDQKTKEKVAIKKLYRPFQSLIHATRAYRELRLLRHIQHENVICLLNVFTPDPTLEKFQTFYMVMPFVAQDLGHIMKTKRLSNRIVTYLFYQLLRGLKYIHSAGIIHRDLKPGNLAVNENCELKILDFGLARHTESEMTGYVVTRWYRAPEVIFNWMHYSQTVDVWSAACILAEMITGQVLFRGQDSIDQLKKILRLTGTPDSSLVQKMQSKDAQSYVRGLPPQKKKNFKEAFPGLDDGVIDLLEGMLLLDPEARLTAKQGLSHPYLAEYHDPDCEPDAEPYDDSFESLELAIGEWKSLIHMEIMTFDPDHPRMTAM; from the exons ATGGAGTCTCCAGTGAAGGATTCCCCGGTGAGACCGGGTTTCCACAGAATGGAGATCCAGAAAACGACGTGGGACGTCCCGCATAGATACGCGAACCTGCAGGCCATCGGCTCCGGAGCTTACGGGACAGTGTG CTCTGCCATCGACCAGAAGACCAAGGAGAAGGTGGCCATCAAGAAGCTCTACCGGCCTTTTCAGTCCCTCATCCATGCCACGCGGGCCTACAGAGAGCTCAGGCTGCTCCGTCACATACAGCatgaaaat GTGATCTGCCTTCTTAATGTCTTCACACCTGACCCCACACTGGAGAAATTCCAAACCTT TTATATGGTAATGCCCTTTGTAGCCCAGGATCTGGGCCACATTATGAAGACCAAGAGATTAAGCAATCGCATCGTCACATACCTGTTCTACCAGCTTCTAAGAGGCTTGAAG TACATTCACTCTGCAGGGATCATTCATCGG GATCTGAAGCCTGGTAATCTCGCTGTGAATGAGAACTGTGAATTAAAG ATTCTGGATTTTGGCCTGGCAAGACATACAGAGAGTGAAATGACTGGTTACGTTGTAACACGGTGGTACCGAGCACCAGAGGTCATATTTAACTGGATGCACTACAGCCAGACAG TGGATGTCTGGTCAGCTGCCTGTATACTGGCTGAAATGATCACTGGCCAGGTGCTTTTCCGAGGACAGGACA GTATCGATCAGCTGAAGAAGATCCTCCGTCTAACAGGAACTCCAGACTCCTCCCTGGTGCAGAAGATGCAGAGTAAAGAT GCACAATCATATGTGCGAGGTCTCCCtccacaaaagaagaaaaacttcaAGGAAGCGTTTCCAGGCTTGGATGACGGTG TTATAGACCTGCTGGAGGGGATGTTGCTGCTGGATCCTGAGGCCAGGCTGACAGCTAAGCAGGGACTGTCCCACCCTTACCTGGCTGAATATCACGACCCAGACTGCGAACCAGACGCTGAGCCCTATGACGACTCCTTCGAGAGCCTGGAGCTCGCCATTGGCGAGTGGAAGA GTCTGATCCACATGGAGAtcatgacctttgaccctgaCCACCCTAGGATGACGGCCATGTAG